The Styela clava chromosome 2, kaStyClav1.hap1.2, whole genome shotgun sequence genome contains a region encoding:
- the LOC120335414 gene encoding uncharacterized protein LOC120335414, whose product MSRNVKSSKIFLTDSRISEDGSLLICGQYSKDEDEINNLMESIKSETASFKPITNAELGNPCLALFAEDGQLYRGKLISKASDSYLVEFIDYGNIQRTKIEDLWQLPEHFQKIDRKSCVFKLCIAGTPVKSAALWTPIIPSVIQEEYLYSEIEIEESVDIDGSILCQSIDAFLRNKKLIDDEQQYPFNLCSVGSKFDAYVVHSSAEGHIQIQLKATEKALNALMDDIATFYTSATLTDLVLQPESISIGSLVCAVYSVDGGFYRGQVRKIDRDKCFIYFIDYGGVEEKSINNLFKLPDNLCSLPYQAIDCRLDGIVFSTSIAMDKICETITTFAEDKIFSVTVKQCLTAHTLLVDMHDHATGKDFAEHLIENGLSSSKIVNQNVPNHKTYHVGEKANMLMTWLETDGTFFCYNVLSDDLLSEQLNSLYKECSSGTVPVLKCPSIGNLCCAPYSEDGNWYRACVLKLSDNIATVRFVDYGNTQTCDVTSILELSDQFRKMPIQGIHCLLSSNLDNNDLIHALSVLRDQEVVVEFVNVDIEPYAVCLYHNGSIVGLRTTSPDLERSTQLYPMTILPKDANIYKHHTLTIGAKKDIILRETNNLKSLWCVLTESHADLQNLTNEINEMYNSVIEGTYDLNPAQSDYGGPCVTQDPKDGMWYRSKLLSITGPNECKVLYVDCGRTEIVLKNSVKIISEGLLKLPVFALRFTLTSILSMRGVPLPVDQWRMLLQQGKNKSFAGVFSDYDVEKDLYFVALHDIAGHFKAKATGSDVKVQLLNVPLNVEVPIRITSVENPGCIWVQLLDYQANLIVLTGRLNAYYNELPNHALILENIYPGQICCMKSSKTKNWCRGEIAFMYDDVIEVKFFDFGYVESAHLSDAKTLMPDFLSLPCQAVCCCIHNLRPNSQKWCNGSVRYLKEFVAKTGVSAKFVDLKMNVYAASILVSTKDENILLGSRLVSKGLAAWADSNAELEGETPLRIPSPQVLPQSAHVFFGHPGISLIGAQFPVIVCEPAVPNDFFVLPANSEVKVTYAKLRRELRPYAQLDSPTQPNMYVGMPCVCVLRSDCFRAAVVSNDDPQNPVVFLVDYGEKKQVPIDCLKSISPIHITCIPPVAIRCTLHGILEPENEFWSSKALLLFSKFCKENKRDLVCTIYGCVTDGVSQFFMVKFQTPFQDIASDLVKSANCTMLDPIGNMSPPFALKSFVYSSLGAGIGKEDQFYVTHVERSDLFYCQLSSKFEEIDGFMDRVQNYCSKYKQKKIVTVKDLEFSPLCLVLYEDGKWYRAHYNSNSIHSPKDTVAEVIFVDYGNIFVTPLSNIILCEKDSGLSDVSIFALACCLSEIITSNSDLAISNDIFIRMKEKLERRQLSGIVTGSTNGRLHLDFFVNQQRLNEMIITGNVSPITLPAKDEKFRREPSLKGKFKDIPAIEPKTVHSVYISQVKNPNYFHVRLAEYEEQFKECMSEVDGFYTAVRRQDYSVQHIQNGNVICAKHPLTLRWCRGIVIDCVSKEPDEALVEFVDIGEQEFVSIEDNIKRLVPGMLHWPRLTIKCQLANVLPVGKSWDPESTEFFLRTVQYVNCRIRFNTYDVTDRTWAIDIKIEGQNVAHMLVENNFAKCVKVPSSQASGCSEYVKTKKINSWPQGTARKVYISHVESINQVYLQPVESEAALNTLMNKLNDSSLVMKNVANRQLRLDISYAAKFNEDKQYYRANLLSLPDLKKPDSIHVIYTDYGNEGFVKIEDLRHLPKEFTILPEQAIKCNVKHSVGIDKEVLTAKLESLAGDENSFISAECVKIESLTFLVDLTIVDTNQKRTKFLEFFARTEPSAEASLQYTKIDVKTNIQTKVYVAQIDNPQRIWIQLSSNAPDLDKIMSEIDVFCNTNSTKLTEFQTSTPCLAKYSADDGWYRGMIQDYNKTLGSATIHFVDYGNTEAVKLDNLKPMNIQFIKLPVQAILCKLHNMIGLEHWTTNDTDDFVDRVSDVQLTALFHLATGKTGGKFVSNVHDVDLIYPCGKSLNTEWNETLKDRTINLTTDASRMSEGAGDSLINTKNTISLHDSENHIVTDRGDHVIVENLVPQTASIDFDTSTYLKTPNMVSDLESLFMESGAIENGFISHCNDPGHFYVQLAKNVSDLDKIYMNTAQNTSQESVEVGIGRYCIAKSPDDDEWYRAKCVDIRDEKFIVQFIDYGNTATIDSNNLKPMSDVLKCFPIQAIECKLHGVIPVQTGWDSVTDSFLDLTLDKDLKIEFIKQTQTGIWFVKLKFEGLDIGEKLLKENDGKLVSSCSAETSLEGNSQTYQLQVGCILCAKVVDIDISGNFTGFLLNISTHKLVTELKNFVKTITDDGGYVSIRFEDLHPGTVCMYKTFAGCDWQCVRIIRVGCDGKVKAFDISNKRNVELDSGENMFIDVTPEIRKDIDKLFVNCVTKSSMAVKLHLENDLGKIIAIHLLSLDEASCRWIVKTSFLKDNVEESTDENTLQVDPILQNGTPSILITNTERKSSAETRSKTGNKSDIGNWINEHFSKLVNFFSLGEELFLDCPSALAPLHVAMFRSKYAIALHLTEEEKARFDIKPQDESPINDRLKRISGELMQINENDSLPAKKLKLDMNKNNPGFGGTETGMFSVGNKFEAIISSVVHPGQFYVRPFLVMSEPVTLEPTSKFKDVKNRLKKLLPDMLCIAKCSDSSFPVHHWVRAIVEDCDGENISVKDIDTGIRFVALAENVFPIGEKVESWPSFCMHCSLAGIQPCNSSGEGWSDTAIKKLDSLLGSLSMSDCIEVHIVSIVFNPDLCQDIYEVDVFLNEKSVAETLITLQVAEKIHSKLGVDKENQVCRLKKSDDLDRGETRRPFTILMPKGIKRQPSAILRTPNSSDSVGHSMPNFDLLAVPWRVIRTSIERYSSESLSDSVFVSDVEDSFIGSAEHPPIVKQQTHLTSFKIYCSTISSESADEEETTLAADSIENILISNIRTEISEASVSSSLLNLLTPATATSSEQNDIKITGQNIESQDAFEMKLKEVARQVVEEVFQTIETEDDIGNTISGILDPEELTKMQKENLRNPSPYHVQELAEAKQEEEIIHAMESLVLTEMPSQSIDVVDSFTHQNNQPESNFDSETGNKEQNVSVSLKPEIKDQEIKEVQECISIDINNIIDENLELVRDDTDNAVIGDVDLCEIPNPNEGVAERNSQEPGQQLYPVEELDADKIELPSSGENKINEVDVVNDEDFAHKREEVDDLSCEMPNPNQIESKTPQQDMMQNATDKTGFMPENGSYVLSMVEHFEKQQEQTANQEECYSDLTKSDVEDPINPDFKSNIEDHDFLKEDIDKNEKSTAEKDNILDEIKDEEDVENDIKASVDQCSYPHANQRFYICCLPKMQLEVGDPYPVTYLSSKDPHNIQLQFDMGTDSDEWRSTLCKINDAKHVNELVKLDSWETDMMCLVQCPSDGSWDRGRIVSTENDEKYIVELVDYADVMTATIDQLREIPESLCLYPRQTVQCSLGGITMREEKSEVGSWSSDVNQYLNDLLFCNTLKAEVLQVNESTTEECYTIQLFVLDDNSVEIDVAKALIDANLAQMLQKDEEKKGDDEWSTMTDSAWETLLNPDFSSTDQLHSSNVDLSSMDDPYPDQNEAGDSLEITPEKTEEGKSPTDEEVHKVAHDIKTKVLAGALIIAQIEDNNSLGDKFSGGKKRRKSKDIYIDLEKIPQILVEAYESTEID is encoded by the exons atGAGTAGAAATGTAAAATcaagcaaaatatttttgactgaTTCCAGAATATCTGAAG ATGGGAGTCTTCTCATTTGCGGACAATATTCGAAGGATGAAGATGAAATCAATAACCTAATGGAAAGCATAAAATCTGAAACTGCCTCATTCAAGCCCATCACCAATGCAGAGCTTG GAAACCCATGTTTAGCTTTGTTTGCTGAGGATGGACAATTGTATCGAGGAAAATTAATTTCTAAGGCCAGCGACTCATATTTAGTGGAATTCATTGATTACGGAAACATTCAAAGAACAAAGATCGAAGACCTATGGCAACTACCTGAACACTTTCAAAAAATAGATCGGAAGTCTTGTGTATTCAAGCTTTGTATCGCTGGAACACCCGTTAAATCTGCTGCATTGTGGACACCGATTATCCCATCTGTCATTCAGGAAGAATATCTTTATTCAgaaattgaaattgaagaaagtGTCGACATCGATGGTTCAATATTATGCCAGTCTATTGATGCATTTCTGAGAAATAAAAAGCTTATTGATGATGAACAGCAGTATCCATTTAATTTATGCTCTGTCGGAAGTAAATTTGATGCTTATGTAGTTCACTCCTCTGCAGAAGGACACATACAAATTCAGCTAAAAGCAACTGAAAAAGCATTGAATGCATTGATGGACGATATTGCCACGTTTTATACATCTGCAACACTCACTGACTTGGTACTACAGCCAGAATCAATTTCTATTGGGTCTTTAGTTTGTGCTGTATATAGTGTTGATGGAGGGTTCTATAGGGGTCAGGTTAGAAAGATTGATCGAGACAaatgctttatttattttatagacTATGGTGGCGTAGAAGAAAAATCCATcaataatttgtttaaattacCTGACAACCTATGCAGTTTACCTTATCAGGCAATAGACTGCAGATTAGATGGAATTGTCTTCTCAACATCTATTGCAATGGATAAAATCTGTGAAACGATCACCACTTTTGCTGAGGATAAGATCTTTTCTGTGACAGTGAAACAATGTTTGACTGCTCACACCTTGCTCGTGGACATGCATGACCATGCCACTGGAAAAGACTTTGCGGAACATTTGATAGAAAATGGTCTCTCATCATCAAAAATTGTAAATCAAAATGTACCTAATCATAAAACTTATCATGTTGGGGAAAAAGCCAATATGCTTATGACTTGGTTGGAAACAGATGGTACATTTTTCTGCTATAATGTTTTAAGTGATGATCTTCTGAGTGAGCAGCTGAATTCTCTGTACAAAGAATGTTCGAGTGGAACAGTTCCAGTCTTGAAATGCCCTTCTATAGGAAATTTGTGCTGTGCGCCATACTCAGAAGATGGAAATTGGTACAGAGCATGCGTACTGAAGTTGTCTGATAACATTGCAACTGTGCGCTTCGTCGACTATGGCAACACACAAACTTGTGACGTTACTTCGATTTTGGAACTTAGCGATCAATTCCGTAAAATGCCAATACAAGGGATTCATTGTTTGTTGTCATCAAATCTTGACAATAATGATTTGATTCATGCACTGTCTGTACTCAGAGATCAGGAAGTTGTTGTTGAGTTTGTCAATGTAGATATCGAGCCTTATGCAGTCTGCCTTTATCACAACGGTAGCATTGTTGGCCTAAGAACTACATCTCCAGATCTTGAAAGATCCACGCAATTATATCCAATGACAATATTGCCGAAGGATGCAAACATTTACAAACATCATACTCTAACAATAGGTGCAAAAAAGGATATCATTCTCAGAGAGACAAACAATCTCAAATCGCTTTGGTGTGTTTTAACAGAAAGTCATGCAGATTTAcaaaatttaacaaatgaaataaaCGAAATGTACAATAGTGTGATAGAAGGAACGTACGACTTGAACCCTGCACAATCAGATTATGGTGGTCCGTGTGTAACTCAAGATCCAAAGGATGGTATGTGGTATCGGTCTAAACTACTATCTATCACTGGTCCAAACGAATGCAAAGTACTTTATGTTGATTGTGGAAGAAcagaaattgttttgaaaaacagTGTCAAAATCATTAGTGAGGGTCTACTGAAATTGCCTGTTTTTGCACTCAGATTTACACTCACTTCTATACTATCAATGCGCGGAGTCCCATTACCTGTAGATCAATGGCGGATGTTATTGCAGCAaggtaaaaataaatcatttgcTGGTGTTTTCTCTGATTATGATGTTGAAAAAGATTTGTACTTTGTTGCTCTTCATGATATAGCTGGCCATTTCAAAGCAAAAGCAACTGGTTCAGATGTCAAAGTTCAACTCCTGAATGTGCCCCTCAATGTCGAAGTTCCCATTCGGATAACTTCTGTGGAAAACCCTGGGTGCATATGGGTTCAGCTTTTGGATTACCAGGCTAATTTGATTGTTCTAACTGGAAGGCTTAATGCTTATTACAATGAGCTGCCTAATCACGCTCTAATTCTTGAGAATATATATCCAGGACAGATATGTTGCATGAAATCGTCCAAGACAAAGAATTGGTGCAGAGGGGAAATAGCATTCATGTATGATGATGTGATAGAAGTGAAGTTTTTTGATTTTGGATATGTGGAATCTGCTCATTTATCGGATGCAAAGACCTTAATGCCTGACTTTTTATCTCTACCTTGTCAAGCAGTTTGTTGTTGCATCCATAATCTTAGACCAAACAGTCAAAAGTGGTGTAATGGAAGTGTGAGATACCTAAAAGAGTTTGTGGCAAAAACAGGGGTCAGTGCAAAATTTGTAGACCTGAAAATGAATGTGTATGCAGCTTCAATTCTTGTTTCAACCAAAGATGAGAATATTCTTCTTGGCAGCAGATTAGTATCTAAAGGACTGGCAGCATGGGCTGATTCAAATGCGGAATTGGAAGGTGAGACACCATTGAGAATTCCATCACCCCAAGTCCTACCTCAATCTGCACATGTATTCTTCGGCCATCCAGGCATTTCTCTCATTGGCGCTCAGTTCCCCGTCATTGTATGTGAACCAGCAGTGCCAAATGATTTCTTTGTTTTACCAGCTAATTCAGAAGTCAAAGTAACATATGCTAAACTCAGAAGAGAATTGAGACCTTATGCTCAATTAGACTCACCTACTCAACCCAACATGTACGTGGGAATGCCTTGTGTATGCGTTTTGAGATCTGATTGCTTCAGGGCTGCTGTGGTGTCAAATGATGATCCACAAAATCCAGTCGTATTTTTGGTTGACTATGGTGAGAAAAAACAAGTTCCGATTGATTGCCTCAAGTCCATATCACCTATACACATAACATGTATACCACCTGTTGCAATACGTTGCACATTACATGGAATATTAGAACCTGAAAATGAGTTTTGGTCGAGTAAAGCTCTTTTGCTATTTTCCAAGTTTTGCAAGGAAAACAAGAGAGATCTTGTTTGTACTATATATGGTTGTGTAACGGACGGCGTTTCTCAGTTTTTCATGGTTAAATTCCAAACACCTTTTCAAGATATTGCGTCCGATCTTGTAAAATCTGCGAACTGTACAATGTTAGATCCAATAGGAAACATGTCTCCTCCCTTTGCATTGAAGTCATTTGTTTATTCAAGTCTCGGAGCAGGAATAGGAAAAGAAGATCAATTCTATGTCACGCATGTTGAAAGATCTGACCTATTTTATTGCCAACTCTCGAGTAAATTTGAGGAAATAGATGGCTTTATGGATAGAGTTCAAAATTACTGTTCGAAGTATAAACAGAAAAAGATTGTTACTGTCAAGGATTTGGAGTTTTCTCCTCTTTGTTTGGTTCTTTACGAAGATGGCAAATGGTACAGAGCTCATTATAATTCAAATTCAATACATTCGCCCAAAGACACTGTAGCTGAGGTTATATTTGTTGACTATGGTAACATATTTGTGACTCCTTTGTCAAATATTATCTTATGTGAGAAAGATTCTGGTCTCTCTGATGTATCGATATTTGCCTTAGCATGCTGCTTATCTGAGATAATCACTTCAAACTCTGATTTGGCAATATCTAATGATATATTCATCAGAATGAAGGAAAAATTGGAAAGGAGGCAGCTTTCCGGGATTGTTACCGGAAGTACAAATGGTAGATTACATCTGGACTTTTTTGTGAATCAACAGAGACTCAATGAAATGATTATAACTGGGAATGTGAGTCCGATTACTTTACCAGCAAAAGATGAGAAATTCAGAAGAGAACCATCTCTGAAAGGAAAATTCAAAGATATACCTGCAATCGAACCTAAAACTGTTCATTCAGTATATATATCACAGGTGAAAAATCCCAACTATTTCCATGTTCGACTTGCTGAATATGAGGAGCAGTTTAAAGAATGTATGTCGGAAGTTGATGGCTTTTATACTGCAGTGCGAAGACAAGATTATTCTGTGCAGCATATTCAAAATGGAAATGTAATTTGTGCAAAACATCCTTTGACTTTGCGATGGTGTAGGGGTATTGTTATTGACTGTGTTTCAAAGGAACCTGATGAAGCTCTTGTGGAGTTTGTTGACATCGGAGAGCAGGAATTTGTATCGATAGAAGACAACATCAAGAGACTTGTCCCTGGTATGCTGCATTGGCCCAGATTGACTATAAAATGTCAACTTGCCAATGTGCTACCAGTAGGAAAGTCCTGGGACCCTGAAAGTACAGAGTTCTTTTTGCGTACAGTTCAATATGTTAATTGCCGAATTCGCTTCAATACTTATGATGTTACTGATCGAACCTGGGCTATTGATATAAAGATTGAAGGCCAGAATGTGGCCCATATGCTTGTTGAGAACAATTTCGCCAAATGTGTTAAAGTCCCATCAAGCCAAGCAAGTGGATGTTCAGAATATGTCAAAACGAAGAAAATTAATTCATGGCCACAGGGTACTGCTCGCAAAGTTTATATAAGTCATGTAGAATCAATAAATCAAGTATATCTTCAGCCTGTTGAATCTGAAGCTGCTCTGAATACCTTGATGAATAAACTGAATGATTCATCTCTGGTGATGAAAAATGTGGCAAACAGGCAACTGCGCCTTGATATTAGCTATGCAGCAAAATTCAATGAGGATAAACAATACTATCGTGCAAATCTTTTATCCCTTCCTGATCTTAAAAAACCTGATTCAATTCATGTGATTTACACTGATTATGGAAATGAAGGATTTGTGAAAATAGAGGACCTTCGTCATTTACCAAAAGAGTTTACAATTCTTCCAGAGCAAGCAATTAAATGCAATGTCAAACATTCAGTTGGCATCGACAAGGAGGTGCTGACAGCAAAACTTGAAAGTTTGGCTGGCGATGaaaattctttcatttctgCTGAGTGTGTCAAGATAGAATCATTGACTTTTCTTGTTGATCTCACTATAGTTGATACAAATCAAAAGAGGACTAAGTTTTTGGAATTTTTTGCTAGAACTGAACCATCTGCTGAAGCATCACTGCAGTATACGAAAATTGATGTAAAAACCAACATACAGACAAAGGTTTATGTTGCTCAGATAGATAACCCACAGCGGATATGGATTCAACTCTCATCTAATGCTCCGGATTTAGATAAAATTATGAGTGAAATTGACGTTTTCTGTAATACTAATTCAACCAAACTAACAGAATTTCAAACTAGTACTCCATGCTTAGCTAAGTACTCTGCTGACGATGGCTGGTACCGAGGAATGATTCAAGATTACAATAAAACTCTGGGATCTGCAACTATACATTTTGTTGATTATGGCAACACTGAAGCAGTAAAATTGGACAACTTGAAGCCTATGAATATACAATTCATAAAGCTTCCTGTGCAAGCAATCCTTTGTAAACTTCACAACATGATTGGACTCGAACATTGGACAACAAATGACACTGATGATTTTGTTGATCGTGTCAGTGATGTTCAGCTAACGGCATTATTTCATCTTGCAACTGGAAAAACCGGTGGAAAATTTGTGTCAAATGTTCACGATGTGGACCTGATATATCCATGTGGAAAATCACTAAATACAGAATGGAATGAAACTTTGAAAGATCGTACTATTAATCTTACAACTGATGCTTCGAGGATGTCGGAAGGTGCAGGTGATAGCTTAATTAATACAAAAAACACGATTAGTTTACATGATTCGGAAAACCATATTGTCACTGATAGGGGTGATCATGTCATTGTGGAAAATCTTGTTCCTCAAACTGCAAGCATCGACTTTGATACATCAACTTATCTTAAAACACCAAATATGGTCTCTGATTTAGAGTCTTTGTTTATGGAATCCGGAGCTATTGAAAATGGATTTATCAGTCATTGTAATGATCCTGGCCATTTTTATGTACAATTAGCCAAAAACGTTTCAGATcttgataaaatttatatgaatacCGCGCAGAATACTTCACAAGAATCTGTAGAAGTTGGAATTGGAAGATATTGTATTGCTAAAAGTCCTGATGATGATGAGTGGTATCGTGCTAAATGTGTGGATATCCGTGATGAAAAGTTTATTGTCCAATTCATTGATTATGGAAATACTGCTACTATTGATTCAAATAACCTAAAACCAATGTCTGACGTATTAAAATGTTTTCCTATACAAGCAATAGAATGCAAATTGCATGGTGTAATACCAGTACAAACTGGATGGGACTCTGTAACAGATTCTTTTTTGGATTTAACTTTGGACAAGGACTTAAAGATTGAGTTCATCAAGCAAACTCAAACTGGAATATGGTTtgtgaaattgaaatttgaaggACTTGATATCGGTGAAAAACTTTTGAAGGAAAACGATGGCAAATTGGTTTCAAGCTGTAGTGCAGAGACTAGTTTGGAAGGTAATTCTCAAACTTACCAGCTTCAAGTTGGATGTATTTTGTGTGCTAAGGTGGTTGACATTGACATCTCTGGAAATTTCACAGGATTTCTGCTGAATATTTCTACCCATAAACTGGTTacggaattgaaaaattttgtgaaaacaaTTACAGATGATGGTGGATATGTATCTATTCGATTTGAAGATCTTCACCCAGGGACAGTATGCATGTACAAAACATTTGCAGGTTGTGACTGGCAATGTGTTAGAATCATCAGGGTAGGATGTGATGGTAAAGTTAAGGCTTTCGATATATCAAACAAGAGAAATGTTGAATTAGACAGTGGTGAAAACATGTTTATTGATGTAACACCAGAAATAAGAAAAGACATTGATAAACTGTTTGTAAATTGTGTAACTAAATCTTCTATGGCTGTTAAGTTACATCTGGAAAATGATTTGGGAAAAATTATTGCAATTCATCTTTTATCTCTGGATGAAGCTTCATGTCGATGGATTGTTAAAACTTCATTTCTTAAGGACAATGTAGAAGAATCTACAGATGAGAACACTCTTCAGGTTGAtccaattttacaaaacggaACACCGAGTATTCTTATAACAAATACTGAACGAAAGTCATCTGCTGAAACAAGAAGCAAAACAGGCAATAAAAGCGATATTGGGAACTGGATAAACGAACACTTTTCAAAATTGGTCAACTTTTTCAGTTTGGGAGAAGAATTATTCCTAGACTGTCCAAGTGCACTCGCTCCTTTACATGTTGCCATGTTTAGATCAAAATATGCCATCGCTTTGCATTTGACAGAGGAAGAAAAAGCCAGATTTGATATCAAACCCCAGGACGAAAGTCCAATCAATGACAGACTGAAAAGGATCAGTGGAGAATTAATGCAAATTAATGAGAATGATTCTTTGCCTGCAAAGAAATTAAAACTCGATATGAACAAGAATAATCCTGGATTTGGGGGAACAGAAACGGGAATGTTTTCAGTTGGGAATAAGTTTGAAGCGATTATTTCAAGTGTCGTGCATCCTGGTCAATTCTATGTTCGACCATTTTTAGTCATGTCAGAACCTGTTACATTAGAGCCAACCAGTAAATTCAAGGATGTTAAAAATCGATTGAAAAAATTACTGCCAGATATGCTTTGCATTGCCAAATGTTCAGATTCCTCATTTCCTGTACATCACTGGGTTCGCGCTATCGTTGAAGATTGTGATGGTGAAAACATATCAGTGAAAGACATTGACACTGGTATAAGGTTTGTCGCTTTAGCTGAAAACGTTTTTCCAATTGGAGAGAAAGTGGAATCATGGCCTTCGTTCTGTATGCATTGCTCTCTTGCGGGAATTCAACCTTGTAATTCAAGCGGTGAAGGATGGTCTGACACTGCTATCAAGAAACTTGACAGTTTGTTGGGAAGCTTAAGCATGTCTGATTGCATAGAAGTACATATTGTATCGATTGTTTTTAATCCTGATTTGTGCCAAGATATTTATGAAGTCgatgtatttttgaatgaaaaatcagTTGCTGAAACTCTCATCACTCTTCAAGTTGCGGaaaaaatacattcaaaattaggAGTAGATAAAGAAAACCAAGTTTGCAGGCTGAAAAAATCTGATGATCTAGACAGAGGAGAGACCAGAAGACCATTTACAATCCTTATGCCTAAGGGTATAAAAAGGCAACCATCTGCCATTCTGCGAACTCCGAATTCATCCGACTCTGTGGGTCACTCTATGCCAAATTTCGATCTTCTCGCAGTACCATGGAGAGTTATAAGAACGTCTATTGAAAGGTATTCTTCTGAGAGTCTCTCAGACAGTGTATTTGTTTCTGATGTAGAAGATTCCTTTATTGGATCTGCAG AACATCCACCTATTGTTAAACAACAAACTCATTTGACATCTTTCAAAATTTACTGCAGTACTATATCATCTGAAAGTGCAGA CGAAGAAGAGACAACTTTGGCTGCAGATTCGATAGAAAATATCTTGATTTCCAACATAAGAACAGAAATATCTGAAGCTAGTGTTTCGTCGTCACTATTGAACCTTCTCACTCCAGCGACTGCTACATCTTCGGaacaaaatgatattaaaataacaG GTCAAAATATTGAATCTCAAGATGCTTTTGAAATGAAGTTAAAAGAGGTGGCTCGTCAAGTTGTTGAAGAAGTTTTTCAGACAATTGAAACAGAAGATGATATCGGAAATACCATATCGGGAATATTAGATCCGGAAGAACTTACTAAAATGCAGAAAGAGAATCTTCGTAACCCTAGCCCATACCATGTTCAAGAGCTGGCTGAAGCCAAACAAGAAGAAGAAATCATACATGCAATGGAAAGTCTTGTTCTTACTGAAATGCCGTCACAATCTATAGACGTTGTAGACAGTTTTACACATCAAAATAATCAACCAGAAAGCAATTTTGATTCAGAGACTGGTAATAAAGAGCAGAATGTGTCAGTTTCTTTAAAGCCTGAAATAAAAGACCAAGAAATTAAAGAAGTACAGGAATGTATTTCAATTGACATAAACAACATTATTGACGAAAACCTAGAATTGGTTAGAGATGATACTGACAATGCTGTTATTGGTGATGTTGATCTTTGTGAGATTCCTAATCCAAATGAAGGCGTGGCTGAAAGGAATTCTCAAGAACCCGGTCAACAGCTTTATCCAGTCGAGGAGCTGGATGCCGATAAAATTGAATTGCCAAGTTCTggtgaaaataaaatcaatgaaGTTGATGTAGTTAATGACGAGGATTTTGCACATAAGAGAGAAGAAGTAGATGACCTATCATGTGAGATGCCGAACCCAAATCAAATTGAATCAAAGACTCCTCAACAAG ATATGATGCAAAATGCCACTGACAAAACTGGTTTCATGCCTGAAAATGGCTCCTATGTTCTGTCAATGGTAGAACATTTTGAAAAGCAACAAGAACAAACCGCTAACCAAGAAGAATGTTATTCTGATTTAACAAAATCTGATGTGGAAGACCCTATCAATCCTGATTTCAAGTCGAATATAGAAGATCATGATTTCTTGAAAG AGGACATCGACAAAAATGAGAAATCAACAGCAGAAAAGGATAATATTTTGGATGAGATTAAGGATGAAGAAGATGTAGAAAATGATATTAAAGCATCAGTTGACCAATGCTCGTATCCTCATGCAAATCAAAGATTTTACATCTGTTGTTTACCTAAAATGCAACTAGAAGTTG GTGATCCCTATCCAGTCACTTACTTGAGTTCTAAAGATCCTCACAACATACAACTCCAATTTGATATGGGTACAGATTCAGACGAATGGAGAAGCACATtgtgcaaaataaatgatgcTAAACATGTGAATGAATTAGTTAAACTTGATTCATGGGAAACAGACATG